The following coding sequences are from one Rattus norvegicus strain BN/NHsdMcwi chromosome 11, GRCr8, whole genome shotgun sequence window:
- the Uts2b gene encoding urotensin-2B precursor: MKFFSTSLCFGLLALLSVTTLLHSVRGRPHLSSGHELFPAEEHTTQEKLPLGLLIRNPGFQRPAHAGVDLPSKVEELRQLKKLREWFMEAKSAEPSNALDKLSSSHPIKRACFWKYCV; this comes from the exons atgaagttcTTCTCAACTTCTCTCTGCTTTGGACTCCTGGCTTTGTTGTCTGTGACGACCCTTTTACATTCTGTACGTGGACGGCCGCATCTGAGCTCAG GACATGAGTTATTTCCAGCTGAAGAACACACGACTCAGGAGAAACTACCGCTGGGTCTGCTGATCCGAAACCCTGGTTTCCAGAGGCCCGCCCATGCTG GTGTAGATTTGCCCAGCAAAGTGGAAGAACTTAGACAG CTAAAGAAGCTGAGAGAATGGTTTATGGAGGCAAAGAGTGCTGAGCCGTCCAATGCTTTAGACAAGCTATCCTCTTCCCACCCTATTAAACGAG ctTGCTTTTGGAAATACTGTGTCTGA